A stretch of Oncorhynchus mykiss isolate Arlee chromosome 14, USDA_OmykA_1.1, whole genome shotgun sequence DNA encodes these proteins:
- the LOC110488533 gene encoding protein atonal homolog 8, which produces MRNPHLLSDGWKTINAKDATGNKKFKRKGRDPKRVTSEEVQSFADDLRVEDDSMGELMEETCRNRVQKRLQDPGTVLSVEKSIISSDNPNIAIDMRINALPSTVTGTLPSQPQPFSESTSTSRDSFHSTFPQVTSYDHQQSFVSDHTLQSRVVLCQRSERSLSSASQASYINSSDLMESPRKRLGETSGVITEIRAVQQTRRLLANARERTRVHTISAAFEALRKQVPCYSYGQKLSKLAILRIACNYILSLAQLADLDYTPDNGNMSFRECVEQCTRTLQAEGRSKKRKD; this is translated from the exons ATGAGGAATCCACATCTACTCAGTGATGGCTGGAAAACAATCAATGCAAAGGATGCAACTGGGAATAAAAAGTTTAAACGAAAAGGTCGGGACCCAAAACGTGTCACCAGTGAAGAAGTCCAAAGTTTTGCGGATGATTTAAGAGTGGAAGACGACTCTATGGGGGAACTGATGGAAGAGACATGTAGAAACCGTGTCCAAAAAAGACTGCAGGACCCTGGTACAGTTTTATCTGTGGAGAAATCTATCATTTCATCTGATAACCCGAATATTGCTATTGACATGAGGATAAATGCTTTACCATCTACAGTTACTGGGACGCTCCCATCACAGCCGCAGCCTTTTTCCGAGTCAACATCAACAAGCAGAGACTCCTTTCACAGCACATTCCCACAGGTTACAAGTTATGACCATCAACAGTCATTTGTGTCTGATCACACATTACAGTCCCGGGTCGTCCTGTGCCAGCGCTCCGAGAGGTCCCTCTCCTCAGCTTCTCAGGCGTCCTACATCAATAGCAGCGACCTGATGGAATCGCCAAGGAAACGGCTGGGAGAAACGTCTGGCGTCATCACTGAGATCAGAGCAGTTCAGCAGACACGGAGGCTACTGGCTAATGCCAGAGAGAGGACCCGGGTGCATACCATCAGTGCAGCCTTTGAGGCGCTGAGAAAGCAG GTGCCCTGCTACTCCTATGGACAGAAGTTGTCAAAGCTGGCTATTTTAAGAATCGCCTGCAACTACATCCTGTCGTTGGCTCAGCTTGCAGACCTGGACTACACCCCAGATAACGGCAACATGAGCTTCAGAGAGTGTGTGGAGCAGTGCACCCGCACCCTGCAGGCCGAGGGACGCTCCAAGAAGAGAAAG GACTAA